One window of the Chitinophaga niabensis genome contains the following:
- the ilvA gene encoding threonine ammonia-lyase IlvA, whose product MEEVVNTVNTLRIKEAAERLKSVVIRTPLTYCASLSRRYNCDIYLKREDMQVVRSYKLRGAYNMMSSLDPKQLADGVTCASAGNHAQGFAYSCKKLNVKGVVFMPIITPKQKVNQVRMFGGENIEIRLVGDTFDDCAIEAQAYTLENNMTFIPPFDDIRIIEGQGTVAEEILEEQSGIDYLFIPVGGGGLASGVGTYFRTYSPQTKIIGLEPVGAPSMMRALENGGPVTLGEIDRFVDGAAVKRVGQLTYNICKDVLDKMSLVPEGRICSTILRLYNEEAIVVEPAGALSMACLDDFKEEIKGKKIVCIVSGSNNDIDRMQEIKERSLLYEGLKHYFIIRFAQRPGALKEFVNFVLGPGDDITRFEFIQKHNKETGPALVGIELSDRKDYDVLLTNMQQYNINYTELNKDDNLFGYLV is encoded by the coding sequence ATGGAGGAAGTCGTCAATACAGTAAATACGCTCCGGATAAAGGAAGCCGCCGAAAGGTTGAAGTCAGTGGTGATACGTACACCCCTCACTTATTGCGCCAGTTTATCCCGCCGGTATAACTGTGATATCTATTTGAAAAGAGAAGACATGCAGGTGGTGCGCTCGTATAAATTGCGCGGTGCCTACAACATGATGAGCAGCCTGGATCCAAAACAACTGGCAGATGGTGTTACCTGCGCAAGTGCTGGTAACCATGCACAGGGTTTTGCTTATTCCTGTAAAAAGCTGAACGTGAAAGGGGTAGTATTCATGCCCATTATCACACCAAAACAAAAAGTGAACCAGGTAAGGATGTTCGGTGGTGAGAATATCGAGATCAGGCTGGTAGGAGATACCTTCGATGATTGCGCTATTGAAGCACAGGCATATACCCTGGAAAACAACATGACCTTTATTCCTCCCTTTGATGATATCAGGATCATTGAAGGACAGGGAACTGTAGCAGAGGAGATCCTGGAAGAACAATCCGGCATCGATTACCTGTTTATACCTGTTGGCGGAGGCGGCCTTGCCTCCGGTGTAGGAACCTACTTCCGCACCTACAGCCCCCAGACAAAAATTATTGGCCTTGAGCCTGTAGGCGCCCCCTCCATGATGCGTGCACTGGAGAACGGTGGCCCCGTTACATTAGGAGAAATAGACCGCTTTGTGGATGGCGCTGCCGTAAAACGTGTGGGCCAGCTCACCTATAATATCTGCAAAGATGTGCTGGACAAAATGAGCCTGGTGCCGGAAGGCCGTATCTGCTCAACCATCCTCCGTTTATACAACGAAGAAGCTATTGTGGTGGAACCAGCCGGCGCACTCTCTATGGCATGCCTGGATGATTTTAAAGAAGAGATCAAAGGGAAGAAAATAGTGTGCATCGTAAGTGGTAGTAATAATGATATCGACCGGATGCAGGAGATCAAAGAACGTTCCCTGCTTTACGAAGGATTAAAACATTATTTCATTATCCGTTTTGCACAACGCCCAGGTGCCCTCAAAGAGTTTGTGAACTTTGTGCTGGGTCCCGGAGATGATATCACCCGTTTTGAATTTATACAGAAGCATAATAAAGAAACAGGGCCCGCATTAGTGGGGATTGAATTAAGCGACAGGAAGGATTATGATGTATTGCTGACTAACATGCAGCAATACAATATCAATTACACGGAGCTGAATAAAGACGATAATCTTTTTGGTTACCTGGTTTAG
- a CDS encoding HigA family addiction module antitoxin, which yields MQRRMPFIHPGLVLRSEVIEEQGLTITEAAALLKVTRTTLSNVCNGKADISVEMSLRIAKVFGGTAEIWQRAQISYNIHIATPKIEKLKLKPYVPSEDKRKYASAKS from the coding sequence ATGCAACGAAGAATGCCATTTATCCATCCCGGCCTGGTGTTAAGGTCGGAAGTGATAGAAGAACAGGGGCTTACTATCACAGAAGCCGCGGCCTTGTTAAAAGTAACGCGTACAACGTTATCTAATGTGTGCAATGGCAAAGCAGATATTTCTGTAGAAATGAGCCTCCGGATTGCCAAGGTTTTTGGCGGTACCGCAGAGATCTGGCAGCGGGCACAGATCTCTTATAACATTCACATTGCCACACCCAAAATTGAGAAACTAAAGCTGAAGCCATATGTTCCTTCTGAAGACAAAAGGAAATATGCTTCAGCTAAGAGTTAA
- a CDS encoding NAD(P)/FAD-dependent oxidoreductase, whose translation MLSFWEKQSLLQYDCILLGSGIVGLSTAISYKEKFPRKRILVLERGILPTGASTKNAGFACIGSLTEILEDLQTMTTEEVVSLVHMRLKGLQLLRSRIGDDRMNYRENGSYELISAAESAALEQMESVNSMLFGILPGPAFSHADQKLQSFGFNTQHVQSLVQNNFEGELNTGKMMRTLIDLAFERGIEIKTGCEVIGFEENAQQVLVTIQQPGSKETLTFSADQLAICTNAFAKGLLPELDITPGRGQVLITTPVKGLPFKGIFHFDKGYYYFREIEGRVLFGGGRNLDFAGEATTNFELKETIQQDLEEKLRTFILPDHSYTVEDRWTGIMGFGKTKRPILQAYSDRIYLAVRMGGMGIAIGSEVGRTLAGMMQG comes from the coding sequence ATGCTCAGCTTCTGGGAAAAACAAAGCCTCCTCCAATATGACTGCATCCTTTTAGGAAGTGGTATTGTTGGGCTCTCCACGGCTATCAGCTATAAAGAGAAGTTCCCCCGCAAAAGGATCCTGGTACTGGAAAGAGGTATATTACCCACAGGCGCCAGCACCAAAAACGCCGGTTTTGCCTGCATCGGCAGTTTAACAGAGATCCTGGAAGACCTGCAAACCATGACCACAGAAGAAGTGGTTTCCCTTGTTCACATGCGCCTTAAAGGACTTCAGTTATTGCGCTCCCGTATTGGCGATGATCGCATGAACTACCGGGAAAACGGCAGTTATGAACTGATCAGTGCGGCAGAGTCTGCTGCCCTGGAACAAATGGAAAGTGTCAACTCCATGCTCTTCGGGATCCTTCCCGGCCCTGCCTTCAGCCATGCAGATCAAAAGCTGCAAAGCTTTGGTTTTAACACACAACATGTTCAATCCCTTGTACAGAATAATTTTGAAGGTGAACTGAATACCGGCAAAATGATGCGCACCCTCATAGACCTGGCCTTTGAAAGAGGCATAGAGATCAAAACAGGTTGCGAGGTCATTGGTTTTGAAGAAAATGCACAACAGGTACTGGTTACCATACAGCAGCCCGGCAGTAAAGAAACACTCACCTTCAGCGCAGATCAACTGGCTATATGCACAAACGCCTTTGCCAAAGGCCTGTTACCGGAACTGGATATCACCCCGGGCCGCGGACAAGTGCTCATCACAACGCCTGTTAAGGGATTACCCTTCAAAGGCATTTTTCATTTTGACAAAGGTTATTACTATTTTAGAGAGATCGAAGGCCGCGTACTCTTTGGCGGCGGGCGTAACCTGGATTTTGCAGGGGAAGCTACCACCAACTTCGAACTGAAAGAAACAATCCAGCAGGACCTGGAAGAAAAACTCCGCACTTTCATCCTACCCGATCATTCCTATACCGTAGAAGACCGCTGGACGGGTATTATGGGATTTGGTAAAACCAAACGGCCTATACTACAGGCATACTCTGATCGTATATACCTGGCCGTGCGCATGGGAGGTATGGGTATTGCCATCGGTTCTGAAGTGGGCAGAACACTGGCTGGAATGATGCAAGGCTAA
- a CDS encoding glycoside hydrolase family 95 protein has protein sequence MKKILILSLLLSSSALAQEQSLHLWYKQPARRWEEALPVGNGRLGAMVYGRTNTEILQINEESVWAGNKFNDANPNAFRYLDTIRKLIFAGENEEALNLAQKNFVAVDDENSNRIARNFRSHQTLMNVNIDYDFGEVTDYKRQLNLMNGIATTTYKVNGIEYKQEVLASAPDNVIVVRITTVKPGTINAILSLDRPDTKDTANHMKDCTVAAVKNQLILNGRINDKNTKDLRGPEGYHMRFAGMLQAVPQGGSVVAKQQTLQVKNAAALTLYIQGATNYNALKQDVDEGANIALNKCKQLLQKAVLRSYALIAASHIKDFEPYMKRVQLQINEPVDELPTDERLALAKTGKEDTHLIALYFQYGRYLLLSSSRKPGVLPANLQGIWNQHIDAPWNADFHTNINLQMNYWPAEVCNLTETTAPLFDFMDRIRPEGRKTAKKMYDARGWVVHHCTDAFGKTGVQANAAFGTFPMAASWMCLHFWEHFAFTLDYEFLKNKAYPLMKEHALFVEDFLVKSPEGYLVTNPGSSPENRFKHPVTGKPTGITYGPTMDNQILREFLNKCMAAAKILRTDSAEVVKWDSIVKLLPPTKIGKDGRILEWINEYEEAEPGHRHISHLFGLHPGTQITEQTPSLFEGAMRTLTGRLSKGGGHTGWSRAWIINFYARLKQEDSVRNHLQALFAKSTLPNLFDNHPPFQIDGNFGGTAGIAEALLQSHGDYVELLPALPAAWNNGSVTGLRARGGFELDIVWKNAELSGLKLRSVGGRNLVLKYRQHLLPLTIERGKEIIVPVNQLL, from the coding sequence ATGAAAAAGATCCTTATCCTTTCCTTACTGCTAAGCAGTTCTGCTCTCGCGCAAGAACAATCTCTGCATCTCTGGTACAAACAGCCTGCCCGGAGATGGGAGGAAGCATTGCCCGTTGGAAACGGCAGACTTGGTGCCATGGTGTATGGCCGCACCAATACAGAAATACTCCAGATCAATGAAGAAAGCGTATGGGCCGGAAATAAGTTCAACGATGCCAACCCCAATGCTTTCAGGTACCTGGATACCATCCGCAAACTGATCTTCGCCGGCGAAAATGAAGAAGCCCTGAACCTCGCACAAAAGAACTTTGTAGCCGTGGATGATGAAAACTCCAATCGCATTGCACGCAACTTCCGTTCTCACCAGACCTTAATGAATGTGAATATTGATTATGACTTCGGAGAGGTAACAGATTACAAACGCCAGCTTAATTTAATGAACGGCATTGCCACCACTACCTACAAAGTGAATGGCATTGAATATAAACAGGAAGTGCTGGCCTCAGCGCCGGATAATGTGATTGTGGTAAGGATCACCACCGTAAAACCCGGCACCATCAATGCCATCCTTTCACTGGACCGCCCGGATACAAAAGATACAGCCAATCACATGAAAGATTGCACGGTGGCGGCAGTGAAGAACCAGCTGATCTTAAACGGCCGTATTAACGATAAGAATACAAAAGACCTCCGCGGCCCTGAAGGTTATCATATGCGTTTCGCCGGCATGCTGCAGGCTGTGCCGCAGGGAGGCTCGGTTGTAGCTAAACAGCAAACGCTGCAGGTAAAGAATGCAGCTGCCCTCACTTTATATATTCAGGGCGCAACGAATTACAACGCCCTGAAACAGGATGTTGATGAAGGGGCAAACATCGCGCTCAATAAATGCAAACAACTCCTGCAAAAGGCCGTCTTGCGCAGTTACGCACTAATAGCTGCAAGTCATATAAAGGACTTTGAACCTTACATGAAAAGAGTGCAGTTGCAGATCAATGAGCCTGTTGATGAACTGCCAACGGATGAAAGATTAGCGCTCGCAAAAACGGGTAAAGAAGATACACACCTGATTGCCCTGTATTTTCAATACGGCCGGTACCTGCTGCTTTCCAGCTCCCGCAAACCGGGTGTATTGCCCGCTAACCTACAGGGCATCTGGAACCAACATATAGATGCACCCTGGAATGCAGATTTCCATACCAATATCAACCTGCAAATGAACTACTGGCCCGCGGAAGTATGCAACCTTACAGAAACAACCGCTCCGCTGTTTGATTTCATGGACAGGATCCGCCCGGAAGGCCGTAAGACGGCAAAGAAAATGTATGATGCGAGAGGATGGGTAGTGCATCATTGTACAGATGCTTTTGGCAAAACAGGGGTACAGGCAAATGCAGCATTTGGAACTTTCCCCATGGCTGCCAGCTGGATGTGCCTGCATTTCTGGGAACACTTTGCTTTCACGCTGGATTATGAATTCCTGAAGAACAAAGCTTATCCCCTCATGAAGGAACATGCTTTGTTTGTGGAAGACTTCCTGGTGAAGAGCCCTGAAGGTTACCTTGTTACCAATCCCGGCAGCTCACCTGAAAACAGGTTCAAACATCCGGTTACAGGAAAACCAACCGGCATCACTTATGGCCCTACCATGGATAACCAGATACTAAGGGAGTTCCTGAATAAATGTATGGCAGCAGCCAAAATATTAAGAACAGATTCTGCAGAGGTGGTAAAATGGGACAGTATTGTTAAACTATTACCACCTACCAAAATAGGCAAAGATGGCCGCATACTGGAATGGATCAATGAGTATGAAGAAGCAGAGCCCGGGCACCGGCATATCTCTCACCTGTTCGGTTTACATCCCGGTACACAGATCACGGAACAAACACCTTCTCTCTTTGAAGGAGCCATGCGTACACTCACCGGCCGTTTAAGCAAAGGAGGTGGTCACACCGGCTGGAGCCGTGCCTGGATCATTAACTTCTATGCACGTTTGAAACAGGAAGACAGTGTGCGTAATCACCTGCAGGCATTGTTTGCAAAATCTACGCTGCCCAATCTCTTTGACAACCATCCACCATTCCAGATAGATGGTAACTTTGGCGGTACCGCGGGAATTGCAGAGGCTCTGTTGCAAAGTCATGGTGATTATGTGGAACTGTTACCTGCTTTGCCTGCCGCATGGAATAATGGTTCCGTAACAGGCCTGCGTGCAAGGGGAGGTTTTGAATTGGATATCGTCTGGAAGAATGCAGAGCTTTCAGGCCTGAAATTACGTTCTGTAGGAGGGCGCAACCTCGTTCTCAAATATCGTCAGCATTTATTACCACTTACAATTGAAAGAGGGAAGGAGATCATCGTTCCGGTCAACCAATTGTTATAA
- a CDS encoding alpha-L-fucosidase C-terminal domain-containing protein produces the protein MLLNTSAKTTVQMPGLKKPLAFKKVKEGIEVTVPKLSLKEVPCEYAWIFKITNAIY, from the coding sequence GTGTTGCTAAACACCTCTGCTAAAACTACGGTTCAAATGCCGGGTCTTAAAAAACCACTGGCCTTTAAGAAGGTGAAAGAGGGGATAGAAGTGACCGTACCGAAGCTTTCACTGAAAGAAGTTCCCTGCGAATATGCCTGGATCTTTAAAATAACAAATGCTATCTATTGA
- a CDS encoding sodium/sugar symporter, which translates to MKNESLFFWDKIVFLFYFLIVAGYGYYIYRRKKKATTDTKDFFLAEGSLTWWAIGASLIASNISAEQFIGMSGSGFKMGLAISTYEWMAAATLMVVAIFFLPIYLKNKIFTMPQFLLQRYDSRVSTVMAVFWLLLYVFVNLTSILYLGALAIQTISGYEFSTVIIGLSIFAIFITLGGMKVIGYTDVLQVFFLVLGGLATTYLALNLVSDHFGGSGMMEGLGLLRQKAPEHFHMIFDSSSEHYKDLPGIAVLIGGMWIVNLNYWGCNQYITQRALGADLKTARNGLLFAGFLKLLMPVIVVLPGIAAYVLYKNGVFQKEMLDAAGNVKPDHAYPVLLNLLPEGLKGLSFAALTAAIVASLAGKANSIATIFTLDIYKHFFNKEASEKEQVKVGRIAIIVAIIIGALVAPALKSLDQGFQYIQEYTGFISPGVFAIFILGFFWKRTTANAALVGAALAIPLSVALKYFIPELPFINRMGWVFVIIVAIMVLVSLLDPKSKNNPKGLEVDASMFKLNTGFTVGAILICGILAALYTIFW; encoded by the coding sequence ATGAAAAATGAATCACTATTCTTCTGGGACAAAATTGTGTTCCTGTTTTATTTTCTGATCGTTGCCGGATATGGTTATTATATCTATCGTAGAAAAAAGAAAGCAACTACGGATACAAAGGACTTTTTCCTTGCAGAAGGATCTCTCACGTGGTGGGCTATCGGCGCTTCACTGATCGCGTCCAATATCTCTGCTGAACAGTTCATTGGTATGTCCGGCTCCGGTTTTAAAATGGGCCTGGCAATTTCCACTTATGAATGGATGGCAGCAGCTACACTAATGGTGGTGGCTATTTTCTTCCTGCCCATCTATCTCAAGAACAAGATCTTTACCATGCCGCAATTCCTGCTGCAGCGGTATGATAGTCGCGTAAGTACAGTGATGGCCGTATTCTGGCTCCTGTTGTATGTGTTTGTGAACCTCACTTCTATCCTGTACCTGGGTGCCCTGGCTATCCAGACCATTTCAGGATATGAGTTCTCCACCGTGATCATCGGCCTTTCCATCTTTGCTATTTTCATTACACTGGGTGGTATGAAGGTGATCGGTTATACGGATGTATTGCAGGTGTTCTTCCTGGTACTGGGTGGTTTGGCTACAACATATCTTGCTTTGAATCTCGTATCCGACCATTTCGGCGGAAGTGGTATGATGGAAGGATTAGGCCTGTTACGCCAGAAAGCACCCGAGCATTTTCATATGATCTTTGACAGTTCAAGCGAACATTATAAAGACCTTCCAGGTATTGCTGTACTCATTGGTGGTATGTGGATCGTGAACCTCAACTACTGGGGCTGTAACCAATACATCACACAACGTGCACTGGGTGCAGATCTGAAAACGGCACGTAATGGTCTGCTGTTCGCAGGTTTCCTGAAACTGCTGATGCCCGTGATCGTTGTATTGCCGGGTATTGCGGCTTATGTATTGTATAAGAACGGTGTGTTCCAGAAGGAAATGCTGGATGCTGCCGGTAACGTTAAGCCGGACCATGCATACCCCGTGTTGCTGAACCTCCTGCCGGAAGGATTGAAAGGATTGTCTTTCGCAGCACTCACAGCAGCTATCGTGGCATCTCTCGCCGGAAAGGCAAACAGTATCGCCACCATCTTCACCCTCGATATCTACAAACACTTCTTCAATAAAGAAGCTTCCGAAAAAGAGCAGGTGAAAGTAGGCCGCATTGCAATCATCGTGGCCATCATCATTGGTGCGCTGGTAGCGCCTGCATTGAAAAGCCTCGACCAGGGCTTCCAATACATCCAGGAATATACCGGCTTCATCTCTCCGGGTGTATTTGCCATCTTCATCCTGGGCTTCTTCTGGAAACGTACCACTGCAAACGCTGCATTGGTAGGTGCTGCATTGGCTATACCATTATCCGTTGCGCTGAAATACTTCATCCCTGAACTGCCCTTCATTAATCGTATGGGCTGGGTGTTTGTGATCATCGTAGCCATCATGGTGCTGGTGAGCCTACTGGATCCGAAGAGTAAAAACAATCCTAAAGGCCTTGAGGTGGACGCTTCCATGTTCAAACTCAACACCGGATTTACAGTGGGTGCTATCCTGATCTGTGGTATCCTGGCTGCATTGTACACTATATTCTGGTAA
- a CDS encoding xylulokinase, protein MYLIGYDIGSSSIKAALLDAATGKCLATATGSAEELVIQVPRSGWAEQDPEMWWKEVIKATHALQQLHPFDPAAVNAIGIAYQMHGLVCVDKEQQVLRPAIIWCDSRAVQIGDEAAIALGEAYTLPHLLNSPGNFTASKLRWVQQNEPEKYKRIQHIMLPGDFIAMRLTGDAVTTLSGLSEGIFYDFADQQVSTSLLNYYKIDKELLAPIVPTFGEQGRVTEKAAQLLGLKAGIPVTYRAGDQPNNAFSLNVLQPGEAATTAGTSGVVYAVHDQVAYDAQSRVNTFIHVNQTAKEIRNGVLMCLNGTGILNSWLRSITGGMDYNKMNELAAQAPIGSEGLQIFPFGNGAERILANRQPGARMEGLAFGVHHQPHLLRAGQEGIVFALTYGVDIMREMGLKINRVRAGKANMFLSPLFREAFANTAGVTIELYNTDGALGAARAAGVGSGYYSNMKDAFIGMECLATIEPEKGPQQAYTAAYNQWKKRLDQILLEY, encoded by the coding sequence ATGTATTTAATTGGCTATGATATAGGATCGTCTTCCATTAAAGCGGCATTACTTGATGCCGCTACAGGCAAGTGTCTGGCCACAGCCACCGGCTCTGCTGAAGAGTTGGTGATACAGGTTCCCCGCTCAGGATGGGCGGAACAGGACCCTGAAATGTGGTGGAAGGAAGTGATCAAAGCAACACATGCATTACAACAATTACATCCCTTTGATCCCGCAGCGGTAAACGCCATTGGTATTGCCTACCAGATGCATGGATTGGTTTGTGTGGATAAGGAGCAGCAGGTATTACGGCCTGCTATCATCTGGTGTGACAGCCGTGCCGTACAAATAGGAGATGAGGCTGCGATCGCATTGGGCGAGGCATATACCCTGCCGCATTTGCTCAATTCCCCCGGGAATTTCACCGCATCCAAATTACGCTGGGTGCAGCAGAATGAACCGGAGAAATACAAACGTATACAGCACATCATGCTGCCCGGCGATTTTATTGCCATGCGTTTAACAGGTGATGCAGTCACTACTTTGTCTGGTTTATCCGAAGGCATCTTCTACGACTTTGCAGATCAACAGGTATCCACTTCGCTGCTGAACTATTATAAAATAGATAAAGAATTACTGGCGCCCATTGTTCCCACTTTCGGAGAGCAGGGCCGCGTAACAGAAAAGGCAGCGCAGTTGTTAGGATTGAAAGCAGGCATTCCTGTAACCTACAGGGCAGGCGATCAACCCAATAATGCATTTTCCCTCAATGTGCTGCAACCTGGTGAAGCTGCTACCACAGCAGGTACATCAGGGGTTGTTTATGCCGTGCACGACCAGGTAGCCTATGACGCGCAAAGCAGGGTGAACACCTTTATCCATGTGAACCAGACTGCGAAGGAGATCAGGAATGGTGTACTGATGTGCCTGAACGGAACCGGTATTTTAAACAGCTGGTTACGTTCCATCACAGGCGGTATGGATTATAATAAGATGAATGAACTGGCCGCTCAGGCGCCTATTGGATCTGAAGGGCTGCAGATCTTTCCTTTCGGAAACGGAGCAGAACGTATTCTCGCTAACCGCCAACCGGGTGCAAGAATGGAAGGGCTGGCATTTGGTGTGCATCATCAGCCGCATCTGCTGCGGGCAGGTCAGGAAGGTATTGTGTTTGCTTTAACCTATGGCGTGGATATCATGCGCGAAATGGGATTAAAGATCAACCGCGTACGTGCCGGTAAAGCCAATATGTTCCTCAGCCCTTTATTCCGCGAAGCCTTTGCCAACACAGCCGGTGTTACCATTGAACTCTATAATACAGATGGCGCATTGGGTGCAGCCCGTGCTGCCGGTGTAGGTTCAGGTTATTACAGCAATATGAAAGATGCCTTCATTGGTATGGAATGCCTTGCTACTATTGAACCGGAAAAAGGCCCGCAACAGGCATATACAGCCGCTTATAACCAATGGAAAAAACGTTTGGACCAGATCTTACTTGAATACTAA
- the xylA gene encoding xylose isomerase: MNIITGTKTYFPTVGKIQFEGVKSDNPFAYKWYDSKRVINGKSMEELFRFAVSYWHTFCGTGGDPFGPGTKAFPWLTAKDPVQQAKDKMDAAFEFITKLGVPYYCFHDIDLIDEGDSLAQYESHIQQIVEYAKEKQKASGVKLLWGTANVFSNPRYMNGASTNPDFAVVAHAGTQVKNALDATIALGGENYVFWGGREGYMTLLNTNMKRELDHLARFLTMAKDYARKQGFKGTFFIEPKPCEPTKHQYDYDSATVIGFLREYGLDKDFKLNIEVNHATLAGHTFQHELQVAADAGMLGSIDANRGDYQNGWDTDQFPMNLNELVETMLVILEAGGFAGGGVNFDAKARRNSTDLEDIFHAHIGGMDAFARAAIIGERILQESSYRKFRTDRYASFDSGQGKAFEEGKLQLEDLRSFALANGEPKQTSGRQEWLENIINQYI, translated from the coding sequence ATGAATATCATTACAGGAACTAAAACTTATTTCCCTACAGTAGGAAAGATCCAGTTTGAGGGAGTGAAATCAGATAATCCATTTGCTTACAAATGGTACGACAGCAAAAGAGTGATCAACGGAAAATCCATGGAAGAATTATTCCGTTTTGCCGTTAGTTACTGGCATACCTTCTGCGGAACAGGCGGAGATCCCTTCGGCCCTGGTACAAAAGCTTTCCCCTGGTTAACAGCCAAAGATCCTGTACAACAGGCCAAAGATAAAATGGACGCAGCATTTGAGTTCATCACCAAACTGGGCGTGCCTTATTATTGCTTCCATGATATCGACCTGATCGATGAAGGAGATAGCCTGGCGCAATATGAAAGCCATATACAGCAGATCGTGGAATACGCGAAAGAAAAACAAAAAGCCAGCGGCGTGAAATTGCTCTGGGGTACTGCCAATGTATTCAGCAATCCGCGTTACATGAATGGTGCTTCCACCAATCCTGATTTTGCAGTAGTGGCCCATGCCGGTACACAGGTGAAAAATGCACTGGATGCTACCATTGCATTAGGTGGTGAGAACTATGTTTTCTGGGGAGGCCGCGAAGGTTACATGACTCTGCTGAACACCAATATGAAACGTGAGCTGGATCACCTGGCCCGTTTCCTCACCATGGCAAAAGATTATGCACGCAAACAGGGTTTCAAAGGCACTTTCTTCATAGAGCCTAAACCGTGTGAGCCCACCAAACACCAATATGATTACGACAGTGCCACTGTGATCGGCTTCCTCCGTGAATACGGCCTGGATAAAGACTTCAAACTGAATATCGAAGTGAATCACGCTACCCTGGCAGGCCATACTTTCCAGCATGAATTACAGGTAGCAGCAGATGCAGGTATGCTGGGCAGCATAGATGCCAACCGCGGCGATTACCAGAACGGATGGGATACAGATCAGTTCCCCATGAACCTGAACGAGCTGGTAGAAACCATGCTGGTGATCCTGGAAGCAGGCGGATTTGCAGGCGGCGGCGTCAACTTCGATGCTAAAGCACGCAGGAACTCAACAGACCTGGAAGATATCTTCCACGCACATATCGGCGGTATGGATGCATTTGCCCGCGCTGCTATTATCGGAGAAAGGATCCTGCAGGAATCTTCTTACAGGAAATTCCGTACAGATCGTTATGCCTCATTTGATAGTGGTCAGGGTAAAGCATTTGAAGAGGGAAAACTACAACTGGAAGACCTGAGAAGTTTCGCACTGGCAAATGGTGAACCGAAGCAGACCAGTGGCAGACAGGAGTGGCTCGAAAACATCATTAATCAGTATATATAA